A region of Labeo rohita strain BAU-BD-2019 chromosome 2, IGBB_LRoh.1.0, whole genome shotgun sequence DNA encodes the following proteins:
- the LOC127176023 gene encoding cystatin-like protein yields the protein MGKTADMAMVQKTIIDTLHIEREDLSFQSRPITAVVICVDVTAVTDSEKHQTDSSALQLLVKMRGLLFLLSALFLLDSTKGTEYEKLNEHDREIVDKAIEQGNKDHGNGKHLDFFIIANRDTNLLNVILRPTSCASTTPSVHRKDCKTEDKRPYVSCIDCNGRMEPCLRLGQIAEINKRIDECPKSHHTGRSHLLFQKGGNEQQQTGCLGCI from the exons atggggaagactgctgacatggcaatggtccagaagacaatcattgacaccctccacatagaga GGGAGGACCTCAGCTTCCAAAGCAGACCAATCACAGCTGTCGTGATCTGTGTAGACGTGACAGCAGTAACTGATTCTGAAAAACATCAGACAGACAGCTCAGCTCTTCAGTTGCTGGTCAAGATGAGAGGTTTACTGTTTCTGCTTAGCGCTCTGTTCCTCCTGGACTCAACAAAGGGAACAGAATATGAGAAGTTAAATGAACATGACAGAGAAATTGTTGACAAGGCAATAGAGCAAGGCAATAAGGATCATGGAAATGGCAAACACCTTGACTTTTTCATCATCGCCAATAGA GATACCAATCTGCTCAATGTGATACTGAGACCCACCTCATGTGCCAGCACAACACCGAGTGTCCATCGGAAAGACTGTAAAACCGAAGACAAGAGA CCTTATGTTTCCTGTATTGATTGTAATGGAAGGATGGAACCATGTTTACGTCTAGGACAAATAGCAGAG ATAAATAAAAGGATAGATGAATGTCCTAAAAGTCATCATACTGGGAGATCTCATCTACTGTTCCAAAAAGGAGGAAATGAACAGCAACAAACTGGATGCCTTGGATGCATCTGA
- the LOC127176031 gene encoding cystatin-like protein: MRGLLFLLGALLLLESTKGTEYEKLGKHERTIVDKAIKQANMDHGKDKHLDFHSIVKKHSNLFIVILKPTSCNSTTQSVHQKDCKTEEKSVPQVSCIDCNGEMKPCLLLRRKAEIKKRMEDCPIQHHAGGAHIMFQTGGTEQHKTGCLGCV; the protein is encoded by the exons ATGAGAGGTTTACTGTTCCTGCTTGGCGCTCTGTTGCTGCTGGAGTCAACAAAGGGAACAGAATATGAGAAGTTAGGCAAACATGAAAGAACAATTGTTGACAAGGCAATAAAACAAGCCAATATGGATCACGGAAAAGACAAACACCTTGACTTTCACTCTATTGTCAAGAAA CACAGCAATCTGTTCATTGTGATACTGAAACCCACCTCATGTAACAGCACAACACAGAGTGTCCATCAGAAAGACTGtaaaactgaagaaaagagTGTG cCTCAGGTTTCCTGTATTGATTGTAATGGAGAGATGAAACCATGTTTACTTCTCAGACGAAAGGCAGAG ataaaaaaaagaatggagGATTGTCCTATTCAGCATCATGCTGGGGGAGCACACATAATGTTCCAAACAGGAGGAACTGAACAGCATAAAACCGGATGTCTTGGATGCGTCTGA